The nucleotide window TACCGTGACTTTTTGCCCTGGCACGAAGCGATGAATACCGGTATTTACATATGCCTGATTACTCTTCAAGTCACCTTGCACATAAGCCGCGGTTTCAGTGGCATGTAATATTGTCACTGTGGTGCTTTTTAATTGGAATAACGCAGGATTATCTACTGTCGTATTTTTAAGATCTCGTTGTACTAGATCTTGATCTAAGGTGTAGATGTTCCACATTCCACGTACACCATCAGTAATAGCACTTAATGGGATCCAATAACCCACTTGCTGATATTCTTGAGACAGAGCAAGGTAAGCCAATTGACCGTTATAAACTGCGCTATTATCTGCTAATGCAAAACGCAGGCTAATAGTTCGCGTCACGGTGTCCACTTCATTGCCCATGCTCAGTAAGCGTACCGGATAATTAACACCTGCGATCTCCACCTGATGATCCTTACCTTTCAGTTGACGGATAAAGCTTGCAGGTACACCAATAGTAACTTCAGAAGCACCTGTTTGTAGCAATCGGAATGCTGTGGCGCCAGCAGCAATCACTTCACCTTGCGCAATTTGGCGACTGCTGACAATGCCATCAAACGGGGCTAATAACTTCGATTTATCAATACGATATTGACTTGCTTCCAGTGACGATAAGGTACTGCGGATATTGGCAGTAATAACACGTTTTTTCGACGTCAATTCATCAATGTTCTGTTCCGATGTAAAACCACGTTTACTTAGCGAACTTAAGCGCTTTAAATTGGCTTCGATCAAATCAAATTCGGCTTCAGCTTGCTGCAATTGCGCTTCAAGTTGATTGCGCTCTATTAATAGTAACTGAGTGTTAAGCTCTGCTAGCAATTGACCCTTTTTAACTTGCTGGCCTTCAATCACATGCAAGGTTTTAATAATTCCCGCAAATTCGAAACCTAAGTTAGCATCTTGTTTGGCAATAACCTTACCAACAAACTTATTTTCAACCTGATAACTGTCTTGTTGAGTTAAATGCTCACTGCTCGCCTGTAAATACTGTGACGCGACCTGCGTTTCATCAGCAACAACCTCACTACACGCTTGTAGTGTAAGCATAATTAGCAATATACTTATCCATTGTGCTGCTTTTATATGCGACACTGAGAAGTAACTCTTTCTAAACATAATCATTATCCCTTTTTTACGTTCTATTCAACGTAACCCTTTTGTTTCGGCTTTTTATAAACTAGACTCAATAGTCTAGGCACAACGATAGCAGAATCAAACTAGACCGTACAGTCCATTTAATATTAATTAACATATAAGAAACATTTTATTGCAGCAGTGTATCTTCAATTATTAACGGTATGAATAGATGAGCAAACCAAGAACAAAGAGTGAATTAAAGCGAAATCAAATACTTGACGCGGCAACATTGCAGTTTACCCAGCATGGTTATGCAGCGACCAGCATGGATCACATTGCTAAACTAGCCGGTGTATCGAAACAAACTGTCTATAGCCACTTCGGTAATAAAGATGAGCTATTTATTACCGCCATCAGTTATAAATGCGAATTATTAGGCGTAAGCGAATTATTACCCGAGAATCTAGGGCCTGTTGAATCAACCTTAACCTTATTCGCCCAAGGCTTTTTTTCCATGATCACATCAGCTGACTCCATGGCTGTACATCGGACCTGCGCAGCAGAGTGTGTTGCCCATCCGCATTTATCTCGGTTGTTTTTTGAAGCCGGTCCGCTGTTTGTTATCGATAAATTAGCGAACTGCTTAGCCGAGTACCATCGTCGTGGCGAGCTAGATATCGAAGACTGCCGTGAAGCAGCAATTCAGCTCTTGGCTATGATTAAAGGTGAACAATGGACGCGATTAGAATTTAATATTGAAGAGTCGTTATCGGAGCAGGAAATTAACCATTATTTACAACGTTCTGTACGCCTGTTTGTGCGCGGTTATCAAAGCTTAGGTTAAAGGCTAAGTTTTCGTTCGAGTAAAAAAACAAATAATCAGGGTTATGCAGTATAACTATATAGATGAGCATAACCCTACTTGTGACTTTTCAACCACGCTATGCACTCGTATTAAGCGTGGCACTAAACCAATCTAGTTTGCTGGCTAACTGCGTTACCCCACCAATAATAATCAATGAAGGACTTTCAGCTTGCGCGGCAAGATCGCCAAGATCTTTCAACGATCCTTTTAAAGTACGCTGCTGTTTACTCGTCCCCTTCTCTACAATGGCCACTGGCATATCAGCATCCATACCGTGTTCAATAAGATTACTCGCAATACCACTACTTTGGGTTAAACCCATGTAAAACACTAACGTATTGGTGGATTTTCCGAGTAACGCCCAATCGAGCTGATGAGCATCATCTTTTAAGTGTCCGGTAATAAACTGCACACCTTGGGTATAATCACGATGTGTTAATGGGATCCCTGCGTAAGCAGCACAGCCTGATGCAGCAGTGATACCCGGTACAACTTCAAACGGAATATTAAACGGTAATAAGGCTTCAAGCTCTTCGCCCCCACGACCAAAGATAAACGGATCGCCACCTTTAAGACGGATAACTTGTTTACCCTGTAAGGCGAGTTTAACCAGTAGATCGTTTATTCCGCTTTGTGGAACACAATGGTATCCCGCTTGTTTACCGACAAAAAAACATTCCGCATCGGGATGAATTAACGCGATTATCTCATCGGATACTAAGCGGTCATGTACAACCACTTCAGCTTGTTGTAATAAGCGTAATGCTTTAATGGTTAATAAGTCCGGATCACCAGGACCCGAACCGACTAAAATCACTTTCCCTGTATGACTTACGGCCTGTAGCTCATTTATTGCTGTTAGTATTGTTTGTCCGGTCATTTGTATATCCTTAGCTACTACGCCAGCCATCACGGCCAGCAACTATTTACAGTGTTTTATACAAGAGTTTCCTATAAGAGCTTCATGTCACTGTTTTTATATACCTCATAAATACCATAGCTAGATAAAGCTTACCAATAGCGGAGTAGTATAAGTTATACCAAGCGCAGCAAGATCAAAAAAGGCGCGATCTTTCGACCGCGCCTTTTAGCATATATTCATTTATCGATTATTAATTAAGCTTATTGTCATCTCGGTTTACTTCAACAAAATCACCTTCGATAGCGCCGTCATTTTTAGCGTTATGTGTCGCCCCTGGCTGTTGTTGAAATGGTGACGACTGTGACGCATGCCCTGATGAAGAGTGCGTCGATGATTGTGATGAATAGCTAAAGCCTTGCGCACCACCAGTAAATGTCGTCTGTGGAATAATACGATCTTTGTATTGCGTGATAATCGCTTTAGCTAAACGACCTCGAATTTGTGGCGTTAATACCAACAAGCCTAACGCATCAGTCACAAAACCAGGGGTAACCAATAATACACCACATACAAGTAGCATAATGCCTTCAACAATTTCTTGCCCAGGTGCTTCACCCGCCGCTAAACGTGCTTGTAGTTTTTGCACCGTTTGTACGCCTTGGCTGCGAACTAAATACGAACCAGCAAACGCAGTTAAAATAATAATACCAATAGTCAGTTCTGCACCTAATAGCGAGCCTATCGACATTAGTACATACACTTCAATTAATGTCATCGCAGTAAACAGGAAAAATAAACGACCTAACACATTAACCTCTCAAAATTCAGTTGGGGTAGACAGTATAACAAGCAATTATCTTGTCATGCACTAATCTACAAAATCCGCAAAAAACGGTTATGATATAAAGTAACATAAGGGCATTAGCCCCATTTTCAAGCTCTCGCCTAATAGATAGTCCATAATACTAACTGGCAGACAGTGTAATTAAGACAACAAAAACACCATAAAGTTGGAAAAAATGAACCTAAAATCGCTCCTGTTATTAGCTGGCAGCCTCGCACTGCAAAGCACAATACCCGCATTTGCCAATAATAATTTTAGTCTATTTGCCAATAAAGCACAAAGCGCACCAGCATTCTTACCAGCCGAAGAAGCGTTTGTATTTTCGCAACTGCAGCAAGACCAGCAGTTAAATGTATTCTGGCAAATTACTGATGGCTATTATTTATATAAGAATAAATTACGTGTCACCATCAATGGTAACGAACACACTATCCAAGGCTTGCCCGCAGGTAAAGATTATCATGATGAATATTTTGGTGATGTGGAGATATTTCAGTACGAATTGCAGTTATCAGTGCCCATTGCTGAGCTCGCCGCAAAAAGTGAAGTAACTATTCACTATCAAGGTTGTGCAGTAGCTGGCTTATGTTACCCGCCCATGACAAAAACATTCATTAGCCAATAAATGTCGACGCCCCTGTACTTTAATGCCCATCATCAAGTACAGGGAATAATTAAATATTATGGCTACTCATCAGCGATAAAGTGAATAGGTAGTTCGCTTGGCAGCGCTTTTTTATTGGTATAGATACGTTCAAATTCATGCAGTTTTCTCACTTTAACAGAGGCAAAGCGAGACCATTTACTGGTATCTGCCACCAACCAACGTTGGCGAGCGTTATCTAAAATACAGCGTGACAATTCTGCCTCTTGTGTTTCATGCTCCATAACGGCATGGCTTTGCGTAATAGAGCCACAACTTACAATTGCAATATCCGCTTCAAAACCAGCAAAAAATATAAGTACACTGTGCCCTACAATATCTTGATGCTCACTTCTGAATAACCCTCCAGCAATATAAACCTCTGCAAATTTATTGGCTTCCAAGATCCGAGCAACTTGTAGGTTATTGGTAATGATGCGCAGCGATTTCTTATGCAACAAATAATGCGCAATACGTGTTATTGTCGTGCCGATCCCCATCATCACCGTGGAGCCATCTGGAATCGAGTTAGCGACCTCTTTGGCAAGCTTATCTTTAATGCCTGTTTCAACATCCGCACGAAATTGATAAGTCGTATTCGTGAGTAGCGCAGGTAAACTCACACCACCGTGTATCCGCCGTGCAATACCTTGCTCACACAATTGATTTACGTCTCGACGTATAGTCTGCGTTGTCACGTCAAAATAAGTGGCCAAGTCATCAATTTGGATCCCTTCCACTTGCTTTAAACGCTGTAATATTTGTTGCTGACGTTGATTTAATTCCATAAGACTACTTATCAAAATGCGTTAGGTTTATCGGTAATGATGTTATCAACACCCCATGCTGTATATTTATCTATTTTAGTTGGATCATTTAAAGTCCAAATCATTAATTTTAACCCAGTATCTTTGATCGAGGTAGCCAAAACTTCGTCAAGAATGCGATGATCGATATGCAAACTGTAAAGTGCAAGAGGCTTCAGCTCCTCCAACATGTCTGCTGATTTAGTTTCAGTAATAAAACCGCGGCGAACATCAGGATATAGCGATTGGCATTGTACTAATGCGATTGCTGAGAAACTGGAAAAGAGTAGTTTTTCGATAGGAAAATTCATCGTTCTCACTGTCTCGATAACCTTATCCACTAACGGTTTCACGGCCTCTTCGCAATACGTTTTTATTTCAAGATTCATATTTAAATCGTATTTTTGACAAGCAAGCAGCGCTTCTTCAAGCGTTGGAATAGTCTCTCCAGCAAATTCAGCAGCAAACCAACTTCCTGCATCTAGCGCTTTAAGCTCACCAAGATTGAGATCTCCAACTCGTCCTTGGCCATTAGTACAACGTTGTACGGTTCGGTCATGAATAATCACGGGAATATTATCTGCGCTCAACTGCACATCAATCTCAATCCATTTAATGCCTGACGCAACGGCTTTTTTAATGCCTGCGAGCGTATTCTCTGGAGCCAGTGCCGCGGCACCACGATGACCTGTAATCATATCAGTTCTCAATAAATGTTCATTTGAATATAGCGCCACTATAAAAGCCTAATGTTACATATATATTAAATATAATAACTACTAGCGCACATAAATCAACTCAACATCTGCCGTCAACTCGGTAGAAATGTATAATTTCATGTTCACTTGCAATGTTCATATGAATGTAACATTACTCATTTATACTGAACTTATACTTAAATAAGAAAATTTACTCATATTGATAGTAAGGATTTAATACATGAAAAAGCTAGTAGGAACGATTCTAACAGCCACATTACTGCTTGCCGGTTGTGGTCAACAAAGTGACGAAGACACTTCAGTTTCAGCAATCAAGCCGATTGATATCAATATGAGTTTAGTATTCACTCAAAACGAATTACTCACACAAGAATTAATTCAGGTCAGCGATAAGATCCGCCAACGAACTGATGGCTCGGTTAATATAAAAGTATTCCCAGGTGGTCAGCTGCCTGTTTATAAAGATAACCTTGAACAAGTTGTTAACGGCGCAAATTGGATCGCCGTTGAAGACCTTAGCTACTTAGGTGATTACGTGCCTGATTTTGCTGCGCTAGCAGGTCCTATGCTTTATAACTCATACGACGAATATCTTGCCATGATGCAAACTGACTTCGTTGCAGATCTAAAACAACAAGTTGAACAAAAAGGCATTAAAGTATTAAACGCTGATTACATGTTTGGCTTCCGTCATATGATCACCAACAAAGAAATCAAAAATGCAGCGGATATGAAAGGCATGCGTATTCGCGTTCCTGGCAGTCAATTATTTATTAGCACGCTTGATTCGATGGGTGCATCACCAGCTGCACTACCTTTCCCTGAAACCTATGCAGGTGTTCAGCAAGGCGTAGTTGATGGGCTTGAAGGTTCAATCTTAACCATGTACTCAACCAAAATTTATGAGGTGGCAAAAAATATGTCTCTGACTAAACACTTCTTAGGCACGGTTGGTATTTATATTTCACCGACATTGTGGGACAAGTTAACGGCAGAACAGCAACAAATCGTAACAGAAGAGTTGGAAGCAGGCGCTATATCAAACACCGCTGAATTAGTAAAATTAGATGCTGAATATACCCAGAAACTAGAAGATTTAGGCGTCACATTTAATAACGTTGACACGGCTGAATTTAGCAAACTAACGGCTGATGTTTATAATCAATTCCCGACATGGAGCAAAGATATTCATCGCACCATCAACATGGAATTAGAAAAAATACGCGCAGTTAAATAATAAAAAGTTAATTCTAAAGACTTTGTTATAAAAAGTTAGCGCGGCTTTGCTATTTATAGTGAAGCCGCGTTTATTGTTGGTTTACTTGAAACCGAAGTAAATCGCAGGAGAAGTAATGCATTTTATATTAAAAAATATCGAAGAAATCCTGGCTTCCATTGCTATTTCTATCACGATATTAGTTGTCATCATCAATGTGATCTTACGTTATGGTTTCGGATTTGTGGTGCCATGGAGTGAAGAGCTTTCAGTGATTTGCTTCATTTGGGCGGTCTACTTAGGCATTAGCTCATGCTATAAGCACAAGCTTCACATGGGCGTTGATATCATCGTGACATTATTACCAGAGTCAATGAGATGTCCGTTTAGACTTTTAGTATCAAGCTTTCTGCTAATCGTTAATATGCTCATGGCTTATCTGAGCTATGACTACATGATGTTATCAAACAAGGTAACACCAGTTATGGGCATGTCTTATCTAACCATCAACGGTGTACTCTTTTTCAGTTTCTCTTTAATGACGATCCACACAATTAACTTCATTAAAGATGACATTCAGCTGCTTCGCAAGAAGCCATTAAATACGTTTAAATAGGTGACACCAGTGGAAAGCTATATTCCTATTATTATTTTATTTGTCTTATTTTTACTTAATATACCCATTGCCTTTTCGTTGATATCATCAGCCATGGTGTATTTTCTATTTATTAATGATTCCATTCCCGTAAGCTTGGTCATGCAACGTTTTATTTCATCGACGGAATCTTTTCCGCTGCTGGCGATCCCCTTCTTTATCATGGTGGGTTCAGTAATGAACTACGCGGGTATTAGCCGTAGTTTATTAGCCTTTGCAGATTCATTGATTGGCCATAAAACCGGGGGGTTAGCACACGTGAACGTGGCATTAAGCACCTTGATGGGCGGGATATCAGGTTCGGCAAACGCCGATGCGGCAATGCAATCCAAAATCCTAGCACCTGAAATGACCAAGCGTGGTTATGACTTACCGTTCACAGCAGCAGTAACCGCCGCTTCATCAAGTATTAGCCCCGTGATCCCACCGGGTATTAACTTGATCATCTACGCATTACTGGCCAATGTATCTGTTCATCAAATGTTTATCGCTGGTTACATCCCTGCATTTATGATGGCGTTATCCTTGATGATAACAATCGCTTTTATTGCTCGACGCCGCAATTATAAACCATCACGTTCAGCGCCCGCTCCCGCTAAAGAACGTTTACAGTGTTTCGCTCAAGCGATTCCTGCATTATGTATTCCTTTCGGCATTATTTTGGGTATGCGCTTTGGTTTATTTACCCCAACTGAAGCTGGCGCAATAGCCGTATTACTTTGTTCTATCATTGGTTTATTTGTTTATCGCGTATTAAAGCCACACCATTTCAAATATATTTTGCAAGAAACGGTACAAGGCACAAGTAGCGTTATGTTCATCATTATTGGTGCCATGGTATTTGGTTACTATATGACGCTAGAACAAATACCGCATAACGTCGCTGCAGCCTTAATTGAATTAACCGATAACAAGTTAATTTTATTACTGTTAATTAACGTCCTACTTTTAGTTGTCGGCATGTTCATCGAAGGCGGTGCGGCGATGATCATCCTAACGCCACTGCTATTACCTGCAGTGCTTAACTTGGGCGTTAACCCTGTTCATTTCGGTATCATCGTTATTGTAAATATCATGATAGGTGGCGTAACCCCACCCTTTGGTTCGATGATGTTTACCGTCTGCTCAATTTTAAAAGTAAAAATGGTCGATTTCGTGCGTGAAGTGTTACCACTATTACTTGCACTACTCACTGTATTAATGATTTTAACTTATTCAGAAAGCTTGGTGATGTTTTTGCCGAATTTACTATAAGCATTAGGAACCTAAAAATGAATTCAGTAAAAAATAAATTAACACCAGATTGGCATAATGTGGAGTGGGTATTAACCGATGTGGATGACACCCTTACCTGGCAAGGAAAGTTACCACCAGAAACCTTAATTGCCCTAACAGAACTGCAGCAAGCAGGGATCAGAGTCGTTGCAGTCACTGGCGCTTGTGCAGGTTGGTGTGATCACATTGCACAGCTATGGCCAGTCGATGCAGTTCTAGGTGAAAACGGCGCTTTCATTATGGAAAAAGAAAATGGCTACCTCACCCTGCGAGCCAATCGCTCAATGGATGAAATCGCCCAACAACAAGCAATACTAAAACAGCAAGTAAACACGATTTTAGCGGATTACCCCGACCTCAATTTAACGCTCGACCAATCATATCGATTATGTGAAGTCGCTATCGATATTGGCCAAAATAGAGCCCGTGTTGATGATGTTATAATTGCTGAAGTGGTTGCCAAAATTCATGCACTTGGGGCACATGCAACGGCAAGTTCCATTCATATCAATGCCTGGTATGGCGAACATTCAAAGAAAGCCACATCGTTGCAATTTTTGGCGGAAAAAGGCTTATCACCACAAGCGATTTTAACTCAATCTTGTTATGTGGGTGATTCGATGAATGATCAATTGATGTTTGAAGCGCTATCAAAAACAGTCGGTGTAGCTAACATTGAAAAATATTGGCACCAGCTCAGTCACCATCCCAAGATAGTCATGAGTAAACCTGGTGGTTTCGGCTTTGCTGAATTTACGAAGCAGTTACTTGATATAAAAGGTCGCTAGACTCGACAATTGTCAGCGTCATCTCAATATAAAAAT belongs to Moritella sp. F3 and includes:
- a CDS encoding C4-dicarboxylate TRAP transporter substrate-binding protein, which codes for MKKLVGTILTATLLLAGCGQQSDEDTSVSAIKPIDINMSLVFTQNELLTQELIQVSDKIRQRTDGSVNIKVFPGGQLPVYKDNLEQVVNGANWIAVEDLSYLGDYVPDFAALAGPMLYNSYDEYLAMMQTDFVADLKQQVEQKGIKVLNADYMFGFRHMITNKEIKNAADMKGMRIRVPGSQLFISTLDSMGASPAALPFPETYAGVQQGVVDGLEGSILTMYSTKIYEVAKNMSLTKHFLGTVGIYISPTLWDKLTAEQQQIVTEELEAGAISNTAELVKLDAEYTQKLEDLGVTFNNVDTAEFSKLTADVYNQFPTWSKDIHRTINMELEKIRAVK
- a CDS encoding TRAP transporter small permease; amino-acid sequence: MHFILKNIEEILASIAISITILVVIINVILRYGFGFVVPWSEELSVICFIWAVYLGISSCYKHKLHMGVDIIVTLLPESMRCPFRLLVSSFLLIVNMLMAYLSYDYMMLSNKVTPVMGMSYLTINGVLFFSFSLMTIHTINFIKDDIQLLRKKPLNTFK
- the cobA gene encoding uroporphyrinogen-III C-methyltransferase; translation: MTGQTILTAINELQAVSHTGKVILVGSGPGDPDLLTIKALRLLQQAEVVVHDRLVSDEIIALIHPDAECFFVGKQAGYHCVPQSGINDLLVKLALQGKQVIRLKGGDPFIFGRGGEELEALLPFNIPFEVVPGITAASGCAAYAGIPLTHRDYTQGVQFITGHLKDDAHQLDWALLGKSTNTLVFYMGLTQSSGIASNLIEHGMDADMPVAIVEKGTSKQQRTLKGSLKDLGDLAAQAESPSLIIIGGVTQLASKLDWFSATLNTSA
- a CDS encoding HAD-IIB family hydrolase encodes the protein MNSVKNKLTPDWHNVEWVLTDVDDTLTWQGKLPPETLIALTELQQAGIRVVAVTGACAGWCDHIAQLWPVDAVLGENGAFIMEKENGYLTLRANRSMDEIAQQQAILKQQVNTILADYPDLNLTLDQSYRLCEVAIDIGQNRARVDDVIIAEVVAKIHALGAHATASSIHINAWYGEHSKKATSLQFLAEKGLSPQAILTQSCYVGDSMNDQLMFEALSKTVGVANIEKYWHQLSHHPKIVMSKPGGFGFAEFTKQLLDIKGR
- a CDS encoding glycerophosphodiester phosphodiesterase family protein is translated as MITGHRGAAALAPENTLAGIKKAVASGIKWIEIDVQLSADNIPVIIHDRTVQRCTNGQGRVGDLNLGELKALDAGSWFAAEFAGETIPTLEEALLACQKYDLNMNLEIKTYCEEAVKPLVDKVIETVRTMNFPIEKLLFSSFSAIALVQCQSLYPDVRRGFITETKSADMLEELKPLALYSLHIDHRILDEVLATSIKDTGLKLMIWTLNDPTKIDKYTAWGVDNIITDKPNAF
- a CDS encoding TRAP transporter large permease; amino-acid sequence: MESYIPIIILFVLFLLNIPIAFSLISSAMVYFLFINDSIPVSLVMQRFISSTESFPLLAIPFFIMVGSVMNYAGISRSLLAFADSLIGHKTGGLAHVNVALSTLMGGISGSANADAAMQSKILAPEMTKRGYDLPFTAAVTAASSSISPVIPPGINLIIYALLANVSVHQMFIAGYIPAFMMALSLMITIAFIARRRNYKPSRSAPAPAKERLQCFAQAIPALCIPFGIILGMRFGLFTPTEAGAIAVLLCSIIGLFVYRVLKPHHFKYILQETVQGTSSVMFIIIGAMVFGYYMTLEQIPHNVAAALIELTDNKLILLLLINVLLLVVGMFIEGGAAMIILTPLLLPAVLNLGVNPVHFGIIVIVNIMIGGVTPPFGSMMFTVCSILKVKMVDFVREVLPLLLALLTVLMILTYSESLVMFLPNLL
- a CDS encoding efflux RND transporter periplasmic adaptor subunit yields the protein MFRKSYFSVSHIKAAQWISILLIMLTLQACSEVVADETQVASQYLQASSEHLTQQDSYQVENKFVGKVIAKQDANLGFEFAGIIKTLHVIEGQQVKKGQLLAELNTQLLLIERNQLEAQLQQAEAEFDLIEANLKRLSSLSKRGFTSEQNIDELTSKKRVITANIRSTLSSLEASQYRIDKSKLLAPFDGIVSSRQIAQGEVIAAGATAFRLLQTGASEVTIGVPASFIRQLKGKDHQVEIAGVNYPVRLLSMGNEVDTVTRTISLRFALADNSAVYNGQLAYLALSQEYQQVGYWIPLSAITDGVRGMWNIYTLDQDLVQRDLKNTTVDNPALFQLKSTTVTILHATETAAYVQGDLKSNQAYVNTGIHRFVPGQKVTVSHQQAFANQAVDKNGLENQL
- a CDS encoding DeoR/GlpR family DNA-binding transcription regulator, producing the protein MELNQRQQQILQRLKQVEGIQIDDLATYFDVTTQTIRRDVNQLCEQGIARRIHGGVSLPALLTNTTYQFRADVETGIKDKLAKEVANSIPDGSTVMMGIGTTITRIAHYLLHKKSLRIITNNLQVARILEANKFAEVYIAGGLFRSEHQDIVGHSVLIFFAGFEADIAIVSCGSITQSHAVMEHETQEAELSRCILDNARQRWLVADTSKWSRFASVKVRKLHEFERIYTNKKALPSELPIHFIADE
- a CDS encoding FxsA family protein; this encodes MLGRLFFLFTAMTLIEVYVLMSIGSLLGAELTIGIIILTAFAGSYLVRSQGVQTVQKLQARLAAGEAPGQEIVEGIMLLVCGVLLVTPGFVTDALGLLVLTPQIRGRLAKAIITQYKDRIIPQTTFTGGAQGFSYSSQSSTHSSSGHASQSSPFQQQPGATHNAKNDGAIEGDFVEVNRDDNKLN
- a CDS encoding protein-disulfide reductase DsbD domain-containing protein, coding for MNLKSLLLLAGSLALQSTIPAFANNNFSLFANKAQSAPAFLPAEEAFVFSQLQQDQQLNVFWQITDGYYLYKNKLRVTINGNEHTIQGLPAGKDYHDEYFGDVEIFQYELQLSVPIAELAAKSEVTIHYQGCAVAGLCYPPMTKTFISQ
- a CDS encoding TetR/AcrR family transcriptional regulator, with product MSKPRTKSELKRNQILDAATLQFTQHGYAATSMDHIAKLAGVSKQTVYSHFGNKDELFITAISYKCELLGVSELLPENLGPVESTLTLFAQGFFSMITSADSMAVHRTCAAECVAHPHLSRLFFEAGPLFVIDKLANCLAEYHRRGELDIEDCREAAIQLLAMIKGEQWTRLEFNIEESLSEQEINHYLQRSVRLFVRGYQSLG